The following proteins are co-located in the Cetobacterium sp. NK01 genome:
- a CDS encoding ABC transporter permease, which yields MNYLKKIFSSFITIFIVSLIIFLLFESLPGDPVLARLGVESDPLLEARLRDEFGLNAPLYTRFFKWCFQVINGNLGKSFSYSSYTVLELIKSRFLTTFIITITTLIIVIVVSIPLGTILAKNHKRKAFKFIKVFSQIGFSIPAFWIAIVLIYIFSLKLKLLPTLGTINWNRYPITSIKSLILPILTLSISKVPLVSHYLCNSMIEESSKDYVRVARSKGLNQSEIYKRHILRNSLISVITIIGMITIYLITGTIVIENVFALPGLGTLLMEGINRKDYPLVQGIVLYISFSVILINFIIDIIYNIIDPRIRKGKEKR from the coding sequence TTGAACTATTTAAAAAAGATTTTTTCATCTTTTATAACTATATTTATAGTTTCTTTAATTATTTTTTTACTTTTTGAATCTTTGCCTGGAGATCCTGTTTTAGCTAGATTAGGAGTTGAAAGTGATCCGTTATTAGAAGCTCGGTTAAGAGATGAGTTTGGATTAAATGCACCTTTATATACAAGATTTTTCAAATGGTGCTTTCAAGTTATAAATGGAAACCTAGGTAAATCATTCTCTTATTCTAGTTATACAGTATTAGAGCTAATAAAATCTAGGTTTCTCACTACCTTTATAATTACTATTACTACATTAATAATTGTAATAGTCGTTTCTATTCCTTTAGGAACTATTTTAGCTAAAAATCATAAAAGAAAAGCTTTTAAATTCATAAAAGTTTTTTCTCAAATTGGATTTTCTATTCCAGCATTTTGGATAGCTATAGTTTTAATCTATATATTTTCTTTAAAATTAAAACTTCTTCCAACTTTAGGAACTATAAATTGGAATAGATACCCTATTACTTCTATAAAATCTTTAATTCTTCCTATTTTGACTTTAAGTATTAGTAAAGTCCCATTAGTTAGTCACTATCTTTGCAATAGTATGATTGAAGAAAGTTCAAAAGATTACGTTAGAGTGGCTCGAAGTAAGGGGTTAAACCAAAGCGAAATTTATAAAAGGCATATTTTAAGAAACTCTTTAATTAGTGTTATTACAATTATAGGAATGATTACGATCTATCTTATTACTGGAACTATTGTAATTGAAAATGTTTTTGCTCTTCCTGGATTAGGAACACTTTTAATGGAAGGTATTAATCGTAAAGATTATCCTCTTGTTCAAGGTATAGTTCTTTATATAAGTTTTTCTGTTATCTTAATAAATTTTATTATTGATATAATTTATAACATAATTGATCCAAGAATTAGAAAAGGAAAGGAAAAAAGATGA